The following are encoded together in the Neospora caninum Liverpool complete genome, chromosome IV genome:
- a CDS encoding putative protein kinase (incomplete catalytic triad): MRIGTDATGGGTGVESEDNGSDGPSWTLVASKRRGYPRTPRGAGPASAVLSRSSRPGHSSAARRRPEQGRSDRPLRPRRPPRTEAPHLGSPPTPSSAAAVGAGPAEGGVRRGAGDTNEQTGKLREPVKEHWPELGVVAQAGAWGERAPQRTTASWATVAAGCRGDARAPPGQAMRACPSRPVGREAPRPGLARGPVQGAWQPPDETAPRSVLPKASMPPASSAGQESSREGLARSNQPQAPRALGPAVSVCVGMGRGARGWGVPPEPGGETRGGHRGAGDGEGRMQSCSEEPKRETAGASEATEPKPHTDATAASTARPVPTETKEKAPELRDPKRGDAAAKRGQARKGDARKRETEEARLQGKPKEGAPGGPHDDRAGGNRKGETKRPEDGACADAPVEEDPKSVSGKRPKAHVVEASSSEAGVQSLPSVSSSSPPQSHPAPDSTSLGVSSTALPLLPGCCTRSCAAENPPEDPAPLAAPRTMAVGAAPRDSEKADVCTPQEGASREERETEAGHAQPSSCERRRREASTAPDERRAEGARVHGKAGTKPETKGAASGKEATSADGRGDAGASQGQKGRDGDGSARSASERPSKEATPAQGESQKARGGRNADEQEAHAAPDRQNEETNRSQDHRARESRFKCQCKQGDSGTEEQGEDEVRAMDAMYTPVKILQPGFLSSAFLAELHDPLLDFFPPSPHAPLSSTEELGSPSSETGVEPSAGKKDDAVLVLPTEFLSGKKLPVSPALQSRLGRPAVSSQAQAQAAKAEHAVIFNLRRCPWIITLSVSGSGFCALSADESEAEEPEETEKEPAKVRGLSKRRAATPPSSPAPSMRPPPSPDRAPSGTGSARLPEASAGAAQTAGGGDAGRLSPRQRKAHETWTATPHARDPLSHSSLSTAADFPSVDASLSSRPLSPSSCPSVPASSSASRSPVSSPAPDGPPASCLAAQETRGPRDPEIPRPRCQLCLGDCDVECVRYLFRVLSETQQAFFAIVDVLLPRNYPAAPPYVAVGLSAAVPRKELEQLRNSLREEYEASRGEVVLYRLCLQLQSFMAELSSTLCFSNLWEEMHFKERQRRHFLLREQHMIHRNMKARQGLLSHPFGPSGLVQDGQSRRGFPFSSRANPRLLYGHGSSASLTESCDGVLDGDHPGNESPVPGHGGPFLGAHGSNGDLSTAVGGSAPGRRVSRDDERGGGLAASTGTAHGNQFGGRLAALDRFGERRGENAFTFQAAVKARMRQVLDDRRQELFDKESSLLYSRKVGWAADDESAFYWDDEDDEDESVGLDHEDDIVDIQSSFYASSPSQSRRRTPHRHWVSQFRRCRSAATAQPSPPPDASGLHSADADPSDGSRGKHRREAPPTLQAPPGAASEARGDTQKTTRLKRERPQTNSARTGPSTSAETQEAKTTHDGGAQTASGALGSTEEAREGAAAGPSPSGGDSPETGAPANGLVPESAAAAGGSSSGRGGSRSRRGGSLRSLLLSSQRTTRYQRDFIQLEVLGVRDHYRIALVYHIIDKHKYIVKQVFIPCGPVSPLARQAPAGSEGQRRRKQLQGLELVESALQQVTLLCALQHPYIMRYHQAWTQYHATSSPLVTNSQGGAPDDLALADSRGDPEPEVDVEREEPCIGVYIQMEFCERSLEDEIEKRTVLHWDSQQIWTLFRQTLEALVYIHRNRVCHVSLKPSNVFLEPDAYGYNVKLGDFGVTSLFDIVHNTHSPISRLYTAPELLSTADGKSSSLTMRDADKADMYSLGVLFAEMWGRHEMFGRSCSRTEFLTSLVKERNLQQLNVPSAAVKIIKQLLSPNPADRPSSMTLLQSSLLPPAVEEELFKAFLLRLRTQVQNPSCASLPLRDASPSPTGRKKTEPAAKKRNLDKTRNSLATGGASPDDAQAQRRNTAPGLAGEVLKIFFRRQFDSASATLFFNDFLKRSNTAPEPETRCVVQRILAEFFARCGADEVQIPLLVPLTKGLAACEEAIKQTPTHASSHHSESLSLLDQRNVLLTLPRFFTSALCACGDVGAFPLSLHSSSLTPSPEAALLALQSPSPAAPVSTCPFCGGPSPASASPLSSLSSSFAHSTLLSSPPLPLPGRAGRAGDDADKCRDKLEDAEPSRQGREYRRFCVGHCYTAPTVSFLASYGHPLPYFSACFQLLVPSSPVSETCHGSPSDRRSYKTVSAAENPVRSSSPSRSSSRLVLSPEEQRTALAEAEILSVCGGALRAVQTALALPLGWRVSWTLGSLMPAILREFFFVPLSDLANAMALLRHARPSETGTVPDSALQKAVERLIEYHSVLPFAERPRFAETLKSLAKADGASVREVVAQLFSVFSELHSRMQGDAVLSKLSLLLSHRPLAPRPLLLQLLSSSSSLAAAGSTRAPLLGERQEGDAGAASRDKASPSGKDDSREKADTRDEDAGRTSEAFLAGEVGRLLVRALYIERTIGKSGEDTRPFLFRVFLPGDFRPFDAMGLLFQASVGTAPFPNPSPSFASSASSSSSSSSSSSHFEGIPVGDGGFLLAWAWSGQEARGGRASRHAAAIPFSPFASLSSLSQRSVSAALKRRGDEKDCPACASPPSGFHTLSFELALERILSFSSLVRHLHGIPALCELSAHLLPSFTLPLGFSSEANAAALRLAATLTKTAAAPPAGAATEAMAEPARDGLLESEDEAALPQVVVTAQSAKHLPLGFSLVCKLLRRGVRAELRVSPVVETSYFQRLLRRSRRILYHVQIQHHRASVSSHAAIPASHASASLCHHETVSVAGAPPGFSSALDRSRDVSAPLPAASAPSGWGSREAAALLRGESGVHGLGVSLKEEPAASLLATGGASGGAALGLSSFLGGGLSAPHSHLGPSVAAGAFAAQNHLATGALFLPPLACVPAAYVVEELHASCANGERGLASVFFSERKKQKLFNEGAVVQLLCTALVEGYNVGGEKGSGGKKQKKGGAGERGGESEFGRQPKGGKERR, translated from the exons ATGCGAATCGGCACAGACGCGACAGGCGGTGGAACGGGAGTGGAGAGTGAAGACAACGGCAGCGATGGACCTTCATGGACCCTCGTGGCTTCGAAGCGACGGGGATATCCCCGGACGCCTCGTGGCGCAGGTCCCGCGTCTGCGGTCTTGTCGCGTTCGTCGCGCCCCGGGCATTCGTCGGCCGCTCGGCGTCGTCCTGAGCAGGGGCGAAGCGATCGGCCGCTACGTCCCCGTCGCCCCCCCCGGACGGAAGCGCCGCACCTCGGTTCACCTCCgactccttcctctgctgccgCGGTGGGCGCGGGGCCCGCCGAGGGCGGGGTGCGTCGCGGCGCGGGCGACACGAACGAGCAGACCGGGAAACTGCGAGAACCTGTCAAAGAGCACTGGCCCGAGCTGGGCGTCGTGGCTCAAGCTGGAGCCTGGGGCGAGCGAGCGCCGCAGCGGACGACCGCCAGTTGGGCGACAGTCGCAGCAGGGTGCCGGGGAGACGCTCGGGCCCCGCCGGGGCAGGCAATGCGGGCCTGTCCCTCGAGGCCCGTAGGGCGCGAGGCGCCCCGACCAGGCCTGGCTAGGGGCCCAGTCCAAGGCGCGTGGCAGCCGCCTGATGAGACTGCTCCCCGCAGCGTTTTGCCGAAGGCGAGCATGCCGCCAGCGAGTTCTGCAGGCCAGGAGAGCAGCCGAGAAGGCCTGGCTCGCTCGAACCAGCCCCAGGCCCCGAGGGCTCTCGGCCCCGCTGTGTCCGTTTGCGTGGGCATGGGGCGGGGCGCCAGGGGCTGGGGGGTACCCCCAGAGCCGgggggcgagacgcgaggtgGCCATCGAGGtgcgggagacggcgagggacgcatgcagagctgCAGCGAGGAGCCtaaacgcgagacagcgggcGCAAGCGAAGCAACCGAACCGAAACCGCACACTGACGCGACTGCCgcgtcgacggcgcggcCAGTACctacagagacgaaagagaaggcaccGGAGCTTCGGGACCCGAAGCggggagacgcagctgcgAAGCGAGggcaggcgaggaaaggcgatgcgaggaaaagagagacggaggaggcgcggctcCAGGGAAAACCCAAGGAAGGAGCGCCGGGCGGGCCACACGACGACAGAGCCGGAGGGAATCGtaagggagagacgaaacgcccgGAGGATGGTGCGTGCGCAGACGCGCCCGTGGAGGAGGACCCCAAGTCAGTATCGGGCAAGCGCCCCAAGGCTCACGTCGTTGAAGCGTCGAGTTCTGAAGCCGGCGTGCAGAGCCTTCCctccgtgtcttcctcgtcgcctccgcagTCGCACCCTGCGCCCGACTCAACGTCCCTTGGTGTGTCCTCCACCGCGCTGCCACTGTTGCCTGGCTGTTGCACCAGAAGCTGTGCGGCCGAGAATCCTCCCGAGGACccagcgcctctcgccgcacCTCGCACGATGGCGGTGGGAGCGGCCCCCCGGGACTCTGAGAAGGCagatgtatgtacaccccagGAAGGAGCATCTcgagaggagcgggagacggaggcgggTCACGCGCAGCCGTCGTCTTGTGAGCGGCGCcgtcgagaggcgagcaCGGCCCCTgatgagagaagagcggagggAGCGAGGGTGCACGGGAAGGCAGGGACGAAGCCTGAGACGAAGGGGGCTGCGTCTGGGAAAGAGGCAACGTCAGcagacgggagaggcgacgcgggcgCGAGTCAGGGccagaaaggcagagacggagacggctcTGCGAGGTCGGCGTCCGAAAGACCTAGcaaagaggcgacgccggcgcagGGCGAATCGCAGAAGGCCCGCGGAGGCCGAAATGCAGACGAGCaggaggcgcatgcggccCCAGATCGACAGAACGAAGAAACCAATCGAAGTCAAGACCACAGGGCGCGGGAGTCTCGCTTCAAATGCCAGTGCAAACAGGGCGACAGCGGAACCGAGGAACAAGGGGAAGATGAAGTGCGAGCTATGGATGCCATGTACACTCCCGTTAAGATCCTCCAGCCCGG CTTCTTGTcgtccgcgtttctcgcggaGCTCCACGACCCCTTGCTTGACTTCTTTCCGCCCTCGCCCCACGCGCCGCTGTCGTCTACGGAAGAGCTCGGCAGTCCCTCAAGCGAGACAGGGGTGGAGCCCAgtgcggggaagaaggacgacgccgtcctcgtcctcccgACAGAGTTTCTTTCAGGCAAGAAGCTGCCGGTGTCGCCTGCGCTGCAGAGTCGCCTCGGGCGCCCTGCAGTGTCGTCTCAAGCACAGGCTCAAGCGGCGAAGGCCGAGCACGCGGTGATCTTCAACCTCCGAAGATGTCCCTGGATCATCACTCTCAGCGTCTCAGGGTCAGGGTTCTGCGCACTCTCTgccgacgaaagcgaagctgaagagccagaagagaccgagaaaGAGCCGGCGAAGGTGCGCGGGCTCTCGAAAAgaagggcggcgacgcctccgtcctctccggcTCCGTCGATGCgaccgccgccttctcccgacCGCGCGCCCTCCGGCACGGGCTCCGCACGACTGCCTGAGGCGTCTGCTGGCGCCGCTCAGACGGCAGGGGGTGGCGACGCCGGGCGGCTTTCGCCCAGACAACGGAAGGCCCACGAGACGTGGACAGCCACGCCACATGCACGGGACCCGCTGTCTcattcgtctctctccacggcTGCAGACTTCCCGTCCGTcgacgcgtctctgtcctcgcggcccctgtctccttcctcgtgtccctctgtccctgcctcgtcctctgcctcgcggtcccctgtctcctcgcccgcgcCGGACGGGCCTCCGGCGTCGTGCCTTGCAGCccaagagacgcgagggccCAGGGACCCAGAAATCCCCCGGCCGAGGTGTCAGCTCTGTCTGGGCGACTGCGATGTCGAGTGCGTCCGCTATCTCTTCAGAGTCTTGAGTGAGACGCAGCAGGCCTTCTTCGCAATCGTCGATGTGCTGCTGCCTCGGAACTACCCTGCGGCTCCGCCGTACGTCGCAGTGggcctctccgccgccgtgCCTCGGAAAGAACTCGAGCAGCTTCGAAACAGTCTAAGAGAAGAATACGAAGCATCCAG gGGTGAGGTGGTCCTCTAccggctctgtctccagcTCCAGTCGTTCATGGCTGAGCTGTCGAGCACACTCTGCTTCAGCAACTTGTGGGAAGAAATGCACTTCAAGGAGCGACAAAGACGgcactttcttcttcgcgagcAACACATGATCCACCGGAACATGAAGGCACGCCAGGGCCTTCTTTCGCACCCCTTCGGGCCTTCCGGCCTTGTGCAGGACGGTCAGAGTCGTCGCGGCTTcccgttctcctctcgcgctaACCCACGGCTGCTGTATGGGCACGGTTCCAGCGCCTCGCTCACCGAAAGCTGCGACGGGGTCCTGGACGGGGACCATCCCGGGAACGAAAGCCCGGTGCCGGGGCACGGAGGCCCCTTCCTTGGAGCCCACGGCTCCAACGGCGACCTTTCGACCGCGGTCGGAGGGAGTGCGCCGGGCCGGAGGGTTTCCAGAGACGACGAACGCGggggcggcctcgccgcgagCACCGGGACTGCGCATGGGAACCAGTTTGGAggacgcctcgccgccctaGATCGCTTcggagaacggagaggagaaaacgcgttcaCCTTCCAAGCCGCTGTCaaggcgcgcatgcgccaaGTCCTCgacgacaggagacaggagttGTTCGACAAAGA ATCTTCGCTGCTCTACTCGCGGAAGGTTGGTTGGGCTGCCGACGACGAGAGCGCGTTCTACtgggacgacgaggacgacgaggacgagtCTGTGGGCCTTGACCACGAAGATGACATTGTCGACATTCAG TCGAGCTTCTACGCTTCCTCGCCATCGCAGTCGCGGCGGCGGACTCCGCACCGGCACTGGGTCTCTCAGTtccgtcgctgtcgctcgGCCGCCACGGCCcagccgtctccgcctcccgACGCATCTGGGCTCCATTCGGCAGACGCAGATCCTTCGGATGGTTCGAGAGGCAAGCACcgacgcgaggcgccgccgacaTTGCAGGCCCCGCCGGGCGCTGCTTCGGAggcccgcggagacacccaaAAAACCACGCGCCTgaagcgcgagcggccgCAAACGAACTCAGCCCGGACTGGTCCCTCGACTTCCGCCGAAACGCAGGAGGCAAAGACAACACACGACGGTGGAGCCCAGACCGCTTCGGGCGCGTTGGGCTCCACCGAGGAGgcccgcgaaggcgccgcggcggGCCCGAGTCCCTcgggcggagacagtccgGAGACCGGGGCGCCTGCCAATGGTTTGGTGCCGGAGAGCGCGGCAGCAGCTGGGGGCTCGAGTagcggccgaggcggaagCAGGAGCCGGAGGGGAGGCAGTTTGCGGTCGCTTCTCCTCAGCTCGCAGAGAACAACGAGGTACCAACGCGATTTCATTCAGCTCGAG GTCCTCGGCGTTCGAGACCACTATCGGATTGCGCTGGTGTACCACATAATCGACAAGCACAAATACATCGTGAAACAGGTTTTCATTCCCTGCGGCCCCGTCTCGCCGCTggcgcggcaggcgccggCTGGGAGCGAAggccagagaaggcgaaagcagCTACAAGGTTTAGAACTCGTCGAAAGCGCCCTCCAGCAAGTCACGCTCCTCTGCGCCCTACAACACCCG TACATTATGCGCTATCACCAAGCGTGGACGCAATACCACGCCACATCGTCGCCTCTCGTAACGAACAGCCAGGGCGGGGCTCCAGACGACCTGGCCTTGGCCGACTCTCGAGGCGACCCAGAGCCGGAAGTCGACGTGGAACGCGAGGAGCCGTGCATCGGCGTGTACATTCAAATGGAATTCTGCGAACGAAGCCTCGAAGACGAAatcgagaagcgaacggtTCTCCACTGGGACTCCCAACAAATCTGGACCCTCTTCAGACAG ACGTTGGAAGCGctggtgtacatacaccgcaaCCGGGTGTGCCACGTGTCTCTGAAGCCGTCCAACGTGTTTCTCGAGCCGGACGCCTACGGTTACAATGTCAAG CTCGGCGATTTCGGCGTCACGTCTCTGTTCGACATTGTGCACAACACGCACTCGCCGATTTCGCGCCTGTACACGGCGCCCGAGCTCCTGAGCACCGCCGACGGAAAGAGTTCTTCGCTGACCATGCGCGACGCAGACAAGGCGGATATGTACTCCCTAGG CGTCTTGTTTGCGGAGATGTGGGGTCGGCACGAGATGTTTGGGCGCTCTTGCAGCCGCACCGAGTTCCTCACTTCTCTCGTCAAAGAGCGGAACCTCCAGCAGTTGAACGTTCCTTCTGCTGCAGTCAAAATCATCAA GCAACTGCTGTCTCCGAATCCCGCGGATCGGCCCTCGTCGATGACGCTTCttcagtcttctctcttgccgcCAGCCGTTGAGGAAGAGCTCTTCAAAGCCTTTCTGTTGCGTCTTCGGACGCAGGTCCAGAACCCCTCGTgtgcgtcgcttcctctgcgggacgcgtcgccttcgccgacgggccggaagaaaaccgaacccgcggcgaagaaaagaaatctCGACAAAACTCGAAACTCCCTCGCCACTGGTGGCGCGTCCCCAGACGacgcgcaggcgcagcgTCGAAACACCGCGCCAGGCCTCGCAGGAGAAGTGCTAAAAATCTTCTTTCGACGGCAATTCGACTCCGCCTCAGCAACTCTCTTCTTCAACGACTTCCTT AAGAGATCTAACACGGCGCCTGAGCCTGAAACGCGGTGTGTCGTCCAGAGGATTCTTGCCGAGTTCTTCGCCCGATGTGGCGCAGATGAGGTTCAGATTCCGCTCCTCGTTCCCCTTACGAAAGGCCTCGCCGCATGTGAAGAGGCAATCAAGCAGACGC CCACGCATGCGTCCAGTCACCACTCCGAGtccctctcgctgctcgACCAGCGGAATGTGCTGCTGACACTCCCGCGGTTCTTCACCTCGgcgctgtgtgcatgcggcgacgTTGGGGCCttccccctgtctctgcattcttcttctctcacgcCCTCGCCCGAGGCGGCCCTCCTGGCCCTCcagtctccgtcgccggccgcgcctgtctccaccTGTCCCTTCTGCGGGGGACCGTCCCCtgcttcggcgtctcctctctcttctctctcttcttcttttgccCATTCGACGCTCttgtcctcgccgcctctcccgctgcCTGGTCGCGCGGGGCGTGCtggcgacgacgcagacaAGTGCAGAGACAAACTCGAGGACGCGGAACCTTCCCGCCAAGGACGAGAGTACCGGCGCTTCTGCGTCGGTCACTGCTACACTGCGCCCACC GTGTCGTTCCTCGCGAGCTACGGCCACCCTCTTCCTTACTTTTCGGCGTGCTTCCAGCTGCTCGTCCCttcgtcccctgtctccgagaCCTGTCACGGGTCCCCTTCAGACCGTCGATCGTACAAAACTGTCTCGGCAGCGGAGAATCCCGTccgctcgtcctcgccgtcgcgatcctcttcgcgcctcgttctctctccagaggaGCAACGGACGGCGCTTGCAGAAGCGGAGATTCTTTCCGTCTGTGGCGGCGCGCTGAGGGCGGTCCAGACCGCGCTCGCCCTCCCGCTCGGCTGGCGAGTCTCCTGGACCCTCGGCAGTCTCATGCCTGCGATCCTCAG AGAATTTTTCTTCGTCCCGCTTTCTGATTTGGCGAACGCGATGGCGCTTCTCCGGCACGCCCGGCCCtcagagacagggacggtTCCAGATTCGGCCCTCCAGAAGGCTGTCGAGAGACTCATTGAG TACCACTCTGTGTTGCCTTTTGCGGAACGCCCTCGTTTTGCGGAGACGCTCAAGAGCCTGGCGAAGGCTGACGGGGCGTCGGTGCGGGAGGTAGTAGCGCagctcttttccgtcttctccgaaCTTCactcgcgcatgcaaggcGACGCAGTCCTCTCCAagctctccctccttctctcccatcGACCTCTTGCCCCCCGGCCTCTCCTCCTGcagctcctctcctcgtcttcgtctctcgcggcggcGGGATCCACCCGGGCGCCGCTGctcggcgagagacaggaaggcgacgcaggcgccgcgtcGCGCGACAAGGCGAGTCCGTCGGGGAAGGACGactcgcgagagaaggctgacacgcgcgacgaagacgctGGCCGAACCTCGGaggccttcctcgctggCGAGGTCGGCAGACTGCTAGTCAGGGCTCTGTACATTGAAAGGACCATCGGGAAATCTGGAGAAGACActcgtccctttctcttccgcgtcttcctccctggCGACTTCAGACCGTTCGACGCGATG GGTCTTCTCTTCCAAGCCTCCGTGGGAACCGCTCCGTTCCCCAacccgtctccttccttcgcctcttctgcctcctcttcttcctcctcgtcctcctcttcttctcattTTGAAGGCATTCCTGTCGGGGATGGTGGGTTTCTGTTGGCGTGGGCGTGGAGCGGTCAAGAGGCCCGAGGCGGTCGCGCGTCTCGTCACGCTGCGGCgattcctttctctccgtttgcgtctctttcttccttgtcgcaAAGGTCTGTGAGTGCCGCGctgaagcggcgaggcgacgagaaggactGTCCTGCCTgtgcgtcgccgccctcgggGTTCCACACACTCAGTTTCGAGCTCGCTCTCGAACGcattctctccttttcttcgctggtCAGACATCTGCACGGCATCCCCGCGCTGTGTGAACTGAGTGCGCATCTGCTACCGTCCTTCACGCTCCcgctcggcttctcctcGGAAGCGAACGCGGCGGCTCTGCGACTCGCCGCAACTCTCACCAAAACGGCCGCCGCCCcgcccgcaggcgccgcgaccGAGGCGATGGCGGAACCGGCACGCGACGGGCTcctcgagagcgaagacgaagccgcCTTGCCGCAGGTGGTGGTCACGGCGCAGAGCGCCAAGCATCTgcctctcggcttctccctaGTCTGCAAACTCCTGCGAAGGGGTGTTCGA gCGGAGTTGCGGGTGAGTCCAGTTGTCGAGACATCTTATTTCCAGCGGCTGCTTCGGCGTTCTCGCCGTATTCTCTACCACGTCCAAATTCAACACCACCGGGCGTCGGTGTCTTCTCATGCGGCTATCCCTGCTTCTCACGCATCCGCTTCACTCTGTCACCACgagactgtctccgtcgcgggTGCGCCGCCTGgcttctcctccgctctcgaTCGGTCGCGCGACGTGTCCGCGCCGCTTCCGGCTGCTTCGGCTCCGAGCGGCTGGGGATCGCGGGAGGCTGCGGCGCTGCTGCGGGGCGAGAGTGGAGTTCACGGGTTAGGCGTCTCGCTCAAAGAGGAGCCTGccgcttcccttctcgcgacTGGCGGCGCGtcgggaggcgcggcgctcgggctttcctccttcctcggcggGGGTCTCTCGGCGCCCCACTCACACCTGGGGCCTTCcgtcgccgcaggcgccttcgccgctcaGAACCACCTCGCGACGGGCGCGCTTTTCCTGCCGCCGCTCGCGTGCGTCCCGGCGGCGTACGTCGTCGAagagctgcatgcgtcttgcgcgaacggcgagcgcggcctcgcgtcggtcttcttctccgagagaaagaagcagaaactgTTCAACGAGGGCGCCGTCGTCCAGCTTCTCTGCACGGCCCTCGTCGAGGGATACAATGTCgggggcgagaaaggcagtggagggaaaaaacagaaaaaaggcggcgcaggcgaacgcggcggagaaagcgagtTTGGAAGACAACCAAAAGGCGGCAAAGAGCGACGGTGA